Proteins encoded within one genomic window of Fusarium musae strain F31 chromosome 4, whole genome shotgun sequence:
- a CDS encoding hypothetical protein (EggNog:ENOG41~antiSMASH:Cluster_4.3), with protein sequence MSPTRPSLPRLITDFSHDSPDQLIEAIASTLSISLEDILLFDSFTELGGDEEAAELRFRYQKRRHNGVPNTSRASDKMHPEIQRQVKLGRVLFLVFVQRKC encoded by the exons ATGTCTCCCACAAGACCAAGCCTACCAAGGCTCATCACCGACTTCTCCCACGACTCACCAGACCAACTCATAGAAGCAATAGCCTCAACACTGTCAATATCCCTCGAAgacattcttctctttgatTCATTCACCGAACTAggcggcgatgaagaagcagcagaaCTC AGGTTTCGATATCAAAAGCGACGACATAATGGCGTGCCAAACACTAGCCGAGCTTCAGACAAGATGCACCCCGAAATCCAACGTCAGGTCAAACTCGGTAGAGTCTTattcctcgtcttcgtccaGCGCAAGTGCTAG
- a CDS encoding hypothetical protein (EggNog:ENOG41~antiSMASH:Cluster_4.3) — translation MEPPSIPPPPPPPPPLNIPPSRARLQLAARLAMHQKNNQAQSSGNLSNDDDDDDENPTDPFADTEEDFDDDDQTQGDERGAWWRDVVRDRGGKPDGNESDDERDDDDDDEFGDFAMPEDDAQNVIRPQPVNPAKEGSASTRGLSGLWPFGLSKAEKEKEGSRQAAEEGKDDEVKAVEVKEAKRRTSIEDPDDDEVVV, via the coding sequence ATCGATTCCcccaccacctccacctccaccgcCGCTGAACATCCCTCCTTCTAGGGCAAGACTCCAACTAGCGGCTCGGTTGGCGATGCATCAGAAGAACAACCAAGCACAATCATCTGGAAATTTAAGtaacgacgatgatgacgatgacgagaacCCTACAGATCCATTTGCCGATACAGAAGAGgactttgacgatgatgatcagACGCAAGGTGATGAAAGGGGCGCATGGTGGAGAGATGTGGTGAGGGATCGTGGAGGCAAGCCAGATGGGAATGAATCAGACGACGAgcgtgatgatgacgatgacgatgagtttGGAGACTTCGCCATGCCAGAAGACGATGCTCAAAACGTTATAAGACCTCAACCTGTGAATCCTGCAAAGGAGGGCTCAGCTTCAACGAGGGGATTGAGTGGATTGTGGCCGTTTGGACTGTCCAAGgcggagaaggaaaaggagggGAGTAGacaggctgctgaggagggGAAGGACGATGAAGTCAAGGCTGTGGAAGTTAAGGAGGCCAAGAGAAGAACGAGTATTGAGGatcctgatgatgatgaggttgtggTTTAG
- a CDS encoding NRPS protein (EggNog:ENOG41~antiSMASH:Cluster_4.3~SMCOG1002:AMP-dependent synthetase and ligase), with amino-acid sequence MAVQQPQIWIPTEFDFDDDRRGAQTWVQNMDEITYKEVMKLQIPTRRRVVSREVGCVGSDEDLEVFPMSAMQRIYLAAAGIENGSERWTKGLLVRVKGGAEPADVDAAIEAIVARHDMLRARFVKGDEWMQCVTPKGTNSYSLSHHVDVGDDEILTLINETEEAIDPFDGPVFAAMYVHNQDKQMLYLAAHQLILDSLSWRIILSDLEELLQKGTLLPEGSVSFERWIEYQGREMEQRLFEPTLPFDVFSADLDYWDLDQEENTYGNSDRLSFQLTAEQAYSLEQSSAQVLRTDSADVILAALLLSFCQVFPDRVLPTLWKQENGRDASEGDFNILETVGWFASLCPMGVSVNPDTDLIGVITLIKDTRRSIPRSGVPFFNSEFSSSQGAAMNIPLEIIFNTADTAKQLQRKNGLLEPIALPGQSHFRSTTGSDVGRIALFEVSAMMDNSGGQIDVVYNKTCKFQDKIQTWIQVFEYQLLEAIAKLESHEPQLTLSDIPLIQSSYQALERLTSDRRINIKDIETIQPITPAQQELLIAQSQNSESFHVHVSYELTGLSHIIDVTRLCEAWEVIVANTPALRSIFIDAVSREGLFDQVVLKKISPNILFIETMDPREAIGTLPGLNMGFGEPRHRLSVCYNPEGMVVRLDASQALCDLPSLHLLITELSRVYSGQDPQDNSSLHNTYLHQMASIDTAYSLEVWKTSLSYARPCIFPPLSTNTKDTFHTTPFDLDIPTMQMRMFCQQNQVHAQAVFQLAWALVLRAFVGMDAVTFGYQFSARDEQLLCGIEEMVGSFATILPCYVEMPPPASLGQCLAVVSEGYANARKHDNLTMSEVQHALGLKEKRLFNTCLYFHEENNLVAGDELITALLTSGRKTDCDVSLTLMFINDRLHVNLTSRHLSPSHIQSVMNSFHSALTQILTTPQKLIVETDLLTDRDYAQLVVQDWTTQSQKISSCLHDIILQHSLLRPDAEAVCSWDGDITYAQLSTLVSRLKTYLVNLGVGPGTIVPVVLEKNHWAPVIILAVLSAGASFAALDSQDASTVKSTIDYLNPHIVLATETAWKDLSSLAINLVIVNDTFFAMLTPYLSTMGQDASPDHAACVFVTPKKSRSIFFTHASLLSAFFAQGPALKLNSESRVLQLSAFNVDISLVEILGTLVHGGCVCIPSPQERSNDIASAMARMDVTWSYMTSLIARSIHPDSVPSLRTLCFRTRKLDPDTYMPWLEDHDILLAYGAPDICPLGISVTEVEKDNSLDVITPPVTGRFWVLNPDNHKKLMPVGAIGELAIDSPLVTPHRFALDRPLVAPELESDRQRPRYLKTGHRVRYLDDGNVQFISSVRDEVRVGGLMVDVAQVEQLMRRCLGQGIDVVVDSVTMRDTGPLLAAFLQLGHAMQPNENLHNLTPETRERTYIAKKMFEASLENPTSNTPRLPRHSIPAVFIPVRAFPMSTSLKVNRRKLQRSVANLSTHDVLLMSHVPNPGEIQRVTLSQKPLPLTGPEEAMREMWADTLGISVSAVKGSSTFSSVGGNKYLAAHLVITARKSGVYISLSDLLGERTLTEICRSAESSTKKPSARKQVAKKIDTKFVKEVIAPQLGVSSPDVLDFAEASSQQIRALELGIFPNRADIVCLALRFNGPIDTARLETACKGLSDMHAILNVAFITHLHTVYQVHCASFKPPFSTIPCSTGSLEEVTQNLIREHQSLPFDPTTPVTNFTFLNAEQQGCLVVRLSTSQIDDVGAHLLVHELTALYEGEDTTDVPRSSYLDYTRASRVTRAQGLEYWNVQLENAKMTKIIAHTRPVPPASLSEIRTAKHTTSLGHLSSYGMTPDAALKASWAIVLSTLSSSHDVLFGEVIHTSTPDIVGPMTNILPVRVQFPSSHSTPLDLMNCIQLQRQSHSRFETFGFQELVNKCTNWRACTRFSTVVQHHIPGPQDGSSTMNIDGATFTYKMVEAWTRDFPDLFVRSSTEANDRIVLEIKYSEERVTAAFVQNCLSLLVAAWETITHPETIHQPMIHSSDEISRSQRQIPLPAKQPPPGPPIESLDASQRKDLQVAIVKAWEKVIKPSSTSIPKDKIPTTPFYAISGCILPAHTLTAELNNVLPVSITLEDVLAHPSMHSQLELVTRLLPPKSDSGSLLRPKSKSGPERSTTTALRNGLRNLKNRNSMLSLKSSWIKNKRPSTAHSDDEPVPVIPETVPEVPVQVLSPIPMIVIPEIGSSDTPVSPSGPMYELDGGPVLGDRRSSGGSSWRTAEEGSLMSPVSPVSPGRRVSTWGSMFELPMRGRSPFGNKSPR; translated from the exons ATGGCCGTGCAGCAGCCCCAGATATGGATTCCTACTGAGTTTGACTTTGACGACGACAGACGTGGCGCGCAAACATGGGTGCAGAACATGGACGAGATTACCTACAAGGAGGTCATGAAGCTTCAGATTCCTACGCGACGACGGGTGGTGAGCAGGGAGGTGGGCTGCGTGGGGAGTGACGAGGATCTGGAGGTGTTTCCGATGAGTGCGATGCAGCGGATTtatcttgctgctgctgggatTGAGAATGGGAGTGAGAGGTGGACGAAGGGGTTGTTGGTTAGGGTGAAAGGCGGTGCGGAACCAGCTGATGTCGACGCTGCGattgaagccatcgtcgcTAGACATGACATGCTCAGAGCACGATTCGTCAAGGGTGATGAGTGGATGCAGTGCGTTACGCCCAAAGGCACGAATTCCTACAGTCTTTCGCATCACGTTGATGTTGGGGATGATGAGATACTCACGCTCATTAACGAAACTGAAGAAGCGATTGATCCCTTCGATGGACCGGTTTTTGCGGCGATGTATGTTCATAACCAGGACAAGCAGATGCTTTATCTCGCGGCGCACCAACTCATACTCGATTCACTGTCTTGGAGGATTATTCTCAGCGACTTGGAAGAGTTGCTCCAAAAAGGCACGCTTTTACCCGAGGGCAGTGTGTCGTTTGAGCGGTGGATTGAATACCAAGGTCGTGAGATGGAGCAGAGGTTGTTTGAGCCGACACTTCCTTTTGATGTCTTCTCTGCGGATCTGGACTACTGGGACTTGGATCAGGAAGAAAATACATACGGAAACTCAGACCGGTTATCGTTTCAACTCACTGCCGAACAAGCGTATTCTCTGGAGCAATCATCAGCGCAGGTCTTGAGAACGGACTCAGCAGATGTCATACTCGCTGCGTTACTGCTCTCGTTCTGTCAGGTCTTTCCTGATAGAGTGCTACCGACGTTGTGGAAGCAGGAAAATGGACGGGATGCCTCAGAGGGAGATTTCAACATTTTGGAAACGGTTGGATGGTTCGCTTCGTTATGTCCCATGGGCGTGTCTGTTAACCCAGACACGGATTTGATCGGGGTCATTACTTTGATCAAGGATACGAGGAGGAGTATTCCAAGATCAGGTGTTCCGTTCTTTAATTCTGAGTTTTCATCTTCGCAAGGCGCGGCGATGAATATCCCACTCGAAATCATCTTTAACACAGCCGACACTGCGAAACAGCTTCAACGAAAGAATGGATTGTTAGAACCTATCGCCTTACCTGGCCAATCTCATTTCAGATCTACCACTGGTTCCGACGTTGGACGAATCGCTTTATTCGAAGTCTCAGCGATGATGGATAATTCTGGAGGTCAGATCGATGTGGTGTACAACAAAACCTGCAAATTCCAGGATAAGATCCAAACGTGGATCCAAGTCTTTGAGTATCAACTCCTCGAAGCCATCGCAAAACTCGAATCCCACGAACCACAACTCACACTCTCCGACATTCCCTTAATCCAATCATCATATCAAGCTCTTGAGCGACTCACATCAGATCGAAGGATCAACATAAAAGACATCGAGACCATACAGCCCATCACACCAGCCCAGCAAGAACTCCTCATCGCACAATCTCAAAACAGCGAGTCATTCCACGTTCATGTATCTTATGAACTCACAGGCTTGAGTCACATTATTGACGTTACGAGGTTGTGTGAAGCGTGGGAGGTCATTGTTGCAAACACACCTGCGTTACGGAGTATTTTCATCGATGCTGTTTCGAGAGAGGGTTTGTTTGATCAAGTTGTGCTCAAGAAGATATCGCCGAATATTTTGTTCATTGAGACGATGGATCCGAGAGAAGCGATTGGGACGTTGCCCGGGTTGAATATGGGGTTTGGAGAGCCGAGACATAGACTGTCGGTGTGTTATAATCCTGAGGGGATGGTCGTGAGGCTTGATGCTAGCCAGGCACTCTGCGAT CTACCGAGTCTTCATCTCTTGATAACAGAACTGAGCCGTGTATACTCCGGTCAAGACCCGCAGGACAATTCATCGCTTCACAACACATATCTCCACCAAATGGCCTCCATCGACACAGCTTACAGTCTCGAAGTATGGAAAACGAGTCTTTCCTACGCAAGACCATGTATCTTCCCACCGCTCTCAACAAACACAAAAGATACATTCCACACCACCCCCTTTGATCTCGACATTCCGACTATGCAGATGCGCATGTTCTGCCAACAGAACCAAGTCCACGCCCAAGCTGTCTTCCAACTTGCATGGGCTCTCGTTCTTCGTGCCTTTGTAGGCATGGACGCTGTGACTTTTGGGTATCAATTCTCTGCACGGGACGAACAACTCCTCTGTGGGATTGAAGAAATGGTCGGGAGTTTTGCGACTATTTTACCCTGTTATGTCGAAATGCCGCCTCCTGCTTCTCTGGGGCAGTGTCTTGCTGTCGTGAGTGAAGGGTATGCTAATGCGAGGAAGCATGATAACCTCACCATGTCTGAAGTCCAGCATGCGTTGGGACTCAAGGAAAAGAGGTTGTTCAACACGTGTCTTTACTTCCATGAGGAGAATAATCTCGTTGCGGGCGATGAGTTGATAACAGCGCTTTTGACATCTGGGCGCAAGACGGATTGTGATGTGTCGCTTACGCTCATGTTTATCAACGATCGGTTACATGTCAACTTGACGTCGCGACATCTTTCACCTTCTCATATTCAGAGCGTTATGAATAGTTTTCACTCAGCGCTTACGCAAATCCTCACAACACCACAAAAACTCATCGTGGAGACGGATCTTCTTACAGACAGAGACTACGCCCAACTCGTCGTTCAAGACTGGACCACGCAATCTCAGAAAATCTCATCGTGTCTTCATGATATCATTCTTCAGCatagtcttcttcgtccAGATGCAGAAGCTGTGTGTTCTTGGGATGGAGATATAACATACGCGCAACTCTCGACGCTTGTGTCACGACTGAAGACATATCTTGTCAATCTCGGCGTTGGGCCTGGAACTATAGTCCCCGTCGTTCTTGAAAAGAATCATTGGGCGCCTGTTATCATCCTCGCTGTTCTCTCAGCTGGTGCCAGTTTTGCTGCGTTGGATTCGCAGGATGCTAGTACGGTGAAGTCGACTATTGATTATCTCAACCCGCACATTGTTCTGGCGACTGAGACGGCTTGGAAGGATTTGAGTTCGTTGGCGATCAACCTTGTCATCGTGAACGATACATTCTTCGCAATGCTCACCCCATATCTCTCAACAATGGGACAAGATGCTAGTCCCGACCATGCAGCCTGTGTATTCGTCACACCCAAGAAATCGCGGAGTATCTTCTTCACGCATGCCTCACTCCTCTCTGCATTCTTCGCCCAAGGTCCAGCGTTGAAACTCAACAGCGAAAGCCGCGTTCTTCAACTCTCGGCCTTCAACGTCGATATCTCCCTGGTGGAAATTCTCGGAACGTTAGTTCACGGCGGTTGTGTCTGTATTCCTTCACCACAAGAACGAAGTAACGACATCGCTAGTGCTATGGCTCGAATGGATGTTACGTGGTCATACATGACGAGTCTTATCGCGAGGAGCATCCATCCAGATTCGGTACCGAGTTTACGAACGCTGTGCTTTAGAACGAGAAAACTCGATCCTGATACGTATATGCCGTGGCTGGAAGATCACGATATTCTTCTTGCGTACGGCGCACCGGATATTTGTCCTCTCGGTATTTCAGTAACGGAAGTGGAGAAGGATAACAGCTTGGATGTTATCACACCACCGGTCACAGGTCGATTTTGGGTTCTTAATCCTGATAATCACAAGAAACTCATGCCTGTCGGTGCGATCGGTGAATTGGCTATTGACAGTCCCCTCGTCACGCCTCATCGCTTTGCACTGGACAGACCTCTCGTGGCACCAGAACTGGAGAGTGATCGACAGAGACCTCGATACTTGAAGACAGGACATCGTGTGCGCTATCTTGACGATGGAAACGTTCAGTTCATTTCCAGCGTTCGAGATGAAGTAAGAGTCGGCGGTCTGATGGTCGACGTCGCGCAGGTCGAGCAACTCATGCGTCGTTGTCTAGGCCAAGGAATCGATGTAGTTGTTGACTCCGTCACCATGCGCGACACAGGTCCTTTGCTAGCTGCATTTCTTCAACTCGGCCACGCTATGCAACCGAATGAGAATCTTCACAATCTCACCCCCGAGACTAGGGAGCGGACGTACATCGCTAAGAAGATGTTTGAAGCATCCCTCGAGAACCCAACTTCCAACACACCCCGTCTTCCACGGCACTCCATTCCCGCGGTCTTTATTCCTGTCAGAGCATTTCCCATGTCAACGTCTCTGAAAGTCAACCGCCGAAAACTCCAGCGCAGCGTCGCTAACCTCTCAACCCACGATGTTCTTCTCATGTCGCATGTTCCTAACCCCGGCGAAATCCAACGAGTAACTCTCTCGCAGAAACCTCTTCCCCTCACAGgtccagaagaagcaatGCGGGAAATGTGGGCAGATACCCTTGGTATCTCTGTTTCTGCCGTGAAAGGCTCAAGTACCTTCTCATCAGTGGGCGGGAATAAGTACCTCGCTGCTCATCTCGTCATCACAGCTCGGAAAAGCGGTGTTTACATCTCCCTATCCGATCTCTTGGGCGAACGTACACTTACCGAGATATGTCGCTCCGCTGAATCTTCGACAAAAAAGCCATCAGCTCGAAAACAAGTCGCAAAGAAGATCGATACCAAATTCGTCAAGGAAGTCATCGCACCACAACTCGGAGTCTCTTCCCCTGATGTTCTCGACTTCGCCGAAGCATCCTCCCAACAAATCCGCgctcttgaacttggcatATTTCCAAACCGAGCTGATATAGTCTGTCTCGCGCTTCGTTTCAACGGTCCCATTGATACAGCGCGTCTCGAAACAGCTTGCAAAGGCCTGAGCGATATGCACGCTATTCTCAACGTAGCGTTCATCACTCACCTTCACACTGTGTATCAAGTCCACTGCGCTTCTTTTAAGCCCCCGTTCTCAACCATTCCCTGCAGCACAGGCTCTCTTGAGGAAGTCACGCAGAATCTCATCAGGGAGCATCAATCTTTACCTTTTGATCCAACGACTCCTGTTACGAACTTTACATTCTTAAATGCTGAGCAACAAGGATGCTTGGTTGTTCGTCTGAGTACTTCTCAGATCGACGATGTAGGAGCTCATTTACTCGTTCACGAACTCACAGCTCTCTACGAAGGAGAAGATACAACTGATGTGCCGAGATCGTCATATCTTGACTACACGCGTGCTTCACGAGTTACTCGTGCTCAAGGTCTAGAATACTGGAATGTTCAACTTGAGAACGCAAAAATGACAAAAATCATCGCTCACACACGCCCCGTCCCTCCAGCGTCTCTATCTGAGATCCGAACGGCAAAGCATACAACATCTCTAGGTCATCTATCCTCCTATGGAATGACTCCCGATGCAGCGCTAAAGGCATCATGGGCCATCGTCCTCTCTACACTCTCATCCTCCCACGACGTGCTCTTCGGCGAAGTAATCCACACTTCAACGCCTGATATCGTCGGCCCCATGACAAACATTCTTCCTGTACGGGTTCAGTTCCCTTCTAGTCACAGCACACCCCTCGATCTCATGAATTGCATCCAACTGCAGCGCCAATCCCACTCTCGCTTTGAGACATTCGGGTTTCAAGAACTCGTCAACAAATGCACAAATTGGCGTGCCTGTACACGCTTTAGCACTGTTGTGCAGCATCATATTCCTGGTCCGCAGGATGGATCGTCGACGATGAATATTGACGGTGCGACGTTTACATACAAGATGGTGGAAGCGTGGACGAGGGACTTTCCAGATCTCTTTGTAAGATCGAGTACCGAAGCGAATGATCGTATTGTTCTGGAGATCAAGTACTCTGAGGAACGAGTTACTGCTGCGTTTGTTCAGAATTGTCTGAGTTTACTTGTTGCAGCGTGGGAGACCATCACACATCCTGAGACGATTCATCAACCGATGATTCATTCCTCAGACGAGATCTCGAGGTCACAGAGACAGATCCCTTTACCCGCAAAACAACCCCCTCCAGGACCACCCATTGAATCACTCGATGCGTCTCAACGCAAGGATCTCCAAGTTGCCATCGTCAAAGCCTGGGAAAAAGTCATAAAACCCTCTTCCACAAGCATCCCCAAGGATAAAATCCCCACGACACCATTCTACGCCATCTCAGGCTGCATTCTCCCCGCACACACCCTCACAGCTGAACTCAACAACGTTCTCCCCGTCAGCATAACCCTAGAAGACGTTTTAGCCCATCCAAGCATGCACTCCCAGCTCGAGCTCGTAACACGTCTTCTGCCTCCCAAGTCAGACTCCGGATCCTTACTCCGTCCAAAGTCCAAATCTGGTCCTGAGCGCTCAACGACAACAGCGCTTCGCAACGGCCTACGGAATCTGAAAAACAGAAATAGCATGCTAAGTCTAAAGAGCAGCTGGATCAAGAATAAGCGTCCCTCAACAGCGCATTCAGACGATGAGCCTGTTCCTGTTATCCCAGAGACGGTACCAGAAGTACCCGTTCAAGTCCTCTCGCCCATCCCGATGATTGTAATTCCCGAGATCGGGTCTTCAGATACACCCGTTAGCCCAAGCGGGCCAATGTACGAACTCGATGGCGGTCCTGTTCTCGGCGATAGACGAAGTAGCGGAGGATCATCGTGGAGAACAGCTGAAGAGGGCAGTCTGATGAGCCCTGTCAGTCCAGTGAGTCCAGGACGGAGGGTGTCGACATGGGGAAGTATGTTTGAACTGCCCATGAGAGGGCGATCACCATTTGGAAACAAGTCACCGAGATGA